The region AAGCTAGAACCTCTTTACAAAGTTTTTATGAGAAGCAACTGGAACCTTTACAAATGCTTTTTCGGAGCTCAAGCACAAACCAAAATAGTTTAAAAGGTTAAAAGAGCATATCACTCAAAGAATCTTACAATAAAGCACTCAACAGTGAATAGCTTCTCACAATACACAGAAATAGGAAGGATAAAAGTGGAATACAATCTCTCTGGTTTACAGTCTACTAAGGATGTTTGATTTGGAGCTCTTTGGTTCAAGAATGACTTTCAAGATATTCATATCAGCTTGggttgtatgtatgtatgtgtgtctGTCTATAATCATCTTCTCGtgtctttaatatatatatgtgcgtgtgtgtgtgtgtgtgtgtgtgtgtggctttGAATCTTCACCCAGTGGTAAAAACTTCATTCCTGAAATTCTGCAGAAACATTCCTTTTCCTTTGACAAAGTAACGGTtagtatatttcaaattttataccatatgagaaaacaagaaacattccattttctttgacaaagTAATGATTagtatatttcaaatttcatactatatatatgtgagaaaataagaaacattttctttttctttggcataaatttcaaatttcatgtcATATGAATACATTTCAAATTTCATGCCATATGAGGAacattcatttttctttggcaagGTAACAGTTAAtacatttcaaatttaatttatgtcatATGAGAAacattcatttttctttgccaattcaaattttattgctttttttttttttacaattcaaatttcattcctttttctttggaGCATATCTTTCAAATTTCATGCCATATAATGGAATTGAAATTTCTGTAAAGGTTAACTCTACACGGATTTAATGCtctgtaataattattttattttaaatattactcgagtaagatGTTacattacttgattacaaattttatttagttgattaataatttaaatacaaaGACCTATTATCTACGTAAGGTAACTACTCGAGTAATTGTGTATgagattttttttgaaaaataaagcacaataTAAGaacttatttgaaaaataaagcacaataataataaaaacatgaaacgtgaaagaaaaaaacaaaaggagaaaccaataataatatttcaaaatggGCCCATGCCCATAGACCTTAAAAATTGGAATGATCCCACACAAATCATATATAAAGCGGGATAACATGAACTTAATTCTGGTTGAGGGTTAGAAGATTGCCTGGCAAGTTTAACGCACAGGATCCATACACGTCATCCCACTAGCCATAATTCGAATTCAAAAGCAATCCTGAGAGAGATGGGAAAGCGGAGCTAGAAGGAGAGAAGGAAACACCAACACAACAACAAACAACCACCCCCCCAAAACTCCATTAAAAGAGCCGGGAATGCCTCTACACTTGTTACCACCACCGTTGCACCGCCGCCCACCTGACCCTTTCATCCCTCTCGCATGATTCCAATACATCATCCGtatcatcatcatatatatataatactctATATATTTCGCTTCCTAGGTTTTTCAACTCCCCCACACTAATGCCATTACGAATTGCCGAGTAAATCAGgctgcatctctctctctctctctctctctctctctctctctctatatatatatatatatatatatttatctttcatttcatCACGTACccccttttgtttttgttctttctctatTTTACTTTTAGACATAGAAAGCAAGAAGTTTCTTCTGAAgccagagaaagagaaagggtgGAGCGGTGAGCCATGGAAGAAGAGATGGTGGACATGGAGGCACAGGCGCAGGCCGTCAAAGAGAAAGAAACCTCGTCGTCCATCTTCAAGAAAGCCAATCGTCCTGTTACTTTGAAGGTACGCATCGTCTTGAAGAAATTAAAACACATGCATGGCTTCTATATATTTATGTTCTTGGATTCATGCGTTCTTGAAGCCATTATCATTATCATACATATTAACAGAAAACCCATATGTCTAGTTTACTTTGAAATCTTAATGCCAATTATGGGTTCTTTCTCATGTACATACATGAATATGGTTTATTGATATATTGAAATTTTCGAGTTCATACGATCTCACAAATCAAGAAATCACGGTCAATTTTACATATAAACTTCTTACtgatttgaaatatatatatatatatatatttgtttgtatgTTTGCTTGCTTGCTTCTTCGTAGAGTTTCTGCTCAAAGTATAAATAATTCTGTATTTGTTTCATTGTCTTGTAAAAGATGTACAATGATTCATCCCTTTTTCAAGCTTTTATTTACTGATTGAGTTAGTTTTCTTGCTTGGTATTCTTTGATATAAACAGATGAATCTTTAATTTGTTGGGGTTTTTTAATTCCAATTCAAAATTAAGGATGGGTTTtcaatctttttaaaaattaattaaagccaTTTGTTCTGATTTTGTTCATATTCAATTCTACAGTTTGACAATGTTGTTTACAAGATTAAACCCAAGAAACCTGGACTGATAAAGAACTCCAAGTCCGAGGAGAAAACAATCTTGAAGGGAATCAGTGGCATAGTGCATCCTGGCGAGATGCTAGCCATGCTAGGCCCCTCCGGTAGCGGCAAAACAACGCTGCTAACAGCTCTGGGAGGCCGTCTTGGCGGCCATCTTGGTGGAAAAATCACATACAATGGCGAGACTTTCTCCAGCATTATGAAGAGAAACACAGGATTTGTGACACAAGATGATGTTCTCTACCCCCATTTGACTGTAACGGAAACGCTTGTTTTCACTGCTCTGCTTCGGTTGCCTAATAGTCTCTCCAAAGAGGAGAAGACCACTCATGCCGAAGCCATAATCACGCAGCTTGGATTGACAAAATGCAAGAACAGCGTCATAGGAGGGCCATTTTTGAGGGGTGTGTCTGGGGGGGAGAGGAAAAGGGTTAGCATAGGCCAAGAGATGCTGATCAACCCAAGCCTGCTGTTCCTCGATGAGCCCACGTCGGGGCTTGACTCGACAACAGCTCAACGCATTGTGTCAACGCTGGTGGAGCTCGCGAATGGAGGGAGAACGGTTGTGATGACAATACACCAGCCGTCTAGCAGGCTGTTCTACATGTTTCATAAGGTGTTGCTATTGTCAGAGGGAAATCCTCTGTATTTTGGGAAGGCAGCTGAAGCGATGGATTACTTTTCAAGCGTTGGATATGCCCCCTTAGTTGCCATGAATCCTTCAGATTTCATGTTGGATCTTGCAAATGGTATGACTATACtaattcattttgttattcaagGATGCTAATTAAGGTATTCTTGGATTAGGATTGTCAATTTGTTGCCCGGTTGTACTATAATTtaatcccaaaaaaaattgattgagttgcccaaaatcaaaatgtattgcAGCACAAATGGTCCTTGTAATGCAATGTGAATTTCATATGAGTTCTGGGGACTAATTAAATGTTTGTGACTGTGATGCTAGTTCCGAATAAGAAATATGTGTTTGTGGTGGTAGGTATTCCATCCAGTGATTCGCGGGAGGAGCCGAAAGCGGTTAAACAGATGCTGGTTTCGGCTTTCAAAAACAAACTTGCCGAAAACTTGAAGGCGGAAGCAGAAGAAACCGGCCCCTGCCGTTGCGAGGAATTGGAAGTGAAGCAGTCTGCAAGGTGGACCACGACTTGGTGGCAACAGTTCTCGGTGTTGCTTAGAAGAGGAATGAAAGAAAGGAAACACGAATCGTTTTCTGTCCTTAAGATCGGACAGGTGCTGGTGGTGGCTTTGCTTTCGGGGTTATTGTGGTGGCAGTCTGATGTCAGTCACTTGCAAGATCAGGTAAGATACTTTCGCTACTCTTTTTAGTTTTAGGGGTTATTGTGTGTGCGGGACTCCACATAGCGGGACCAAGGCTTTGCCAAATTAAGAAGAAGCATATATAAAAAGGATTCTGTTATTgcacaagaataaataaatccaaactgAAATTGGAAAATTATCATCAATCCTTTTGGCTTTACATATGCAGATAGGGCTTCTATTCTTCTACTCTGGATTTTGGGGTTTCTTCCCTCTGTTTCAAGCCATTTTCACTTTTCCACAAGAACGTATGATGCTCGAAAAGGAAAGATCTTCGGGGATGTACAGGCTCTCATCGTATTTCATGGCGAGGACTATCGGCGACCTTCCCATGGAGCTTGTTCTTCCCACCGTGTTCGTCACCATAACCTATTGGATGGCAGGACTCAAACCCACAGCCGCAAACTTCTTTGAGACTTTGTTTTCTCTGCTGTACAGCGTGCTGGTTTCTCAGGGCCTTGGACTCGCACTTGGTGCCGCAGTGATGGATCAAAAATCAGCCACCATACTTGGCTCGGTCATCATGCTGTCGTTCCTTCTAGCCGGAGGCTACTACGTTCAACATGTCCCGGACTTCATAGAATGGATCAAGTACATTTCGATAAGCCAGCACACATACAAGCTCTTGTTAGGAGCTCAATACAAGCCCCACGACACCTACCCATGCGCTGGCGCTGCCAATAGTGCTACTTGTCTAGTCGGGGATTTTCCTTCCATAAAGATGGTGGGGCTCGGGGGCGCAGCCATATCGGTAGTCGCATTGGGGATAATGCTCTTGGGCTACAGGCTTGTGGCTTACATTGCCCTGATGAGGATTGGAGTGACAAGAAAATAGgtattttgttaatttgttagATGAAGCCTACTATTACTAATGATGAGTTAGAGATGATGCAGATCGGAGTTTCATAAGCACTTCATTGTCACTGTTTCTTTGAACTTCCTAAACTTTGTTTGGAGACATTAAGGCTGTTATAATCTTGAGGAACATTTCACCATAAAAATATAGGAAGCAATAGAGGTTTCCTGTAGCTTTCAGCATCATTGATACGAATTATACGAGGCAACCAGAAGCAACAAAATTATCAGACCAACgcacaaaaacaaagaaaaaaaaaatcagatacACTGTTTGCAGATTGTTTTCAAAGAGACCCTGTCTAATAAGGCTTAGTAATGGTATTAAGATGATATAAGATTTATGGCGTTAAGATCACATAAAGAGATCCTGtcatattattttgttatgttacTGAAGATTTATTACTTGAGCAAGActttttggttatttaactAAAGAATAAGTTACTCAATTAACACTTCTCTTTTAGTTGATTAATGACACAAGTATAGAGACTTgttattttaatcatattttttacttgattaataaaattaattactcgaCTAAGTTTATATAATACTTCGATTGGCACGTTCTTCTTAGTTTATGTAATCCTATTTTGCTTTAgttttattacttgattaatgaGTATAATTAATTGACTATTATAATACTTATTTGATTATCATTATGATTTACTCGATCaagatttttttaacataacaTTGGAGTAAAACAAGcacataattgattaattattttatcattatgtGTTACTCGATTACAAGCATTCAATTACTCGATTAAATCTTATCAAATACTTCTTTAAAGTTGTGTGTTTAATTTTCATCGTCAAAACATAATTCGTGACTTATTTGATGTAGTTTTAGCTTGCATCATTTTTTGTCTTCTTATTCTCCCTTGACATCTTCGATGAAACTCCTTTTCTTGTATATATACCTTGGGTTCTAGCTAGAACCCATCACTAAGTTATGGCCTCACTCTCCCTCCCCACTAGGGTTAGGGTTGTTAGTTGTAACTTTTTTTTCCCCTTGTAGTGCCACCATTGACAAGTTTGTTCAATGAATTTTCAGGGAGAAACCCATAATAATATTCCAAAAATGAGCCCAGGCCCATAAACCtcaatgccataaatcttgTATCATCTTAATACCATTACTAAGCCTTATTAGATAGGATCTCTTTGAAAACAATCTGCAAACGGTgtacctgattttttttttctttgtttttgtgcGTAGGTCTGATAATTTTGTCGCTTGTGGTTGCCTCATATAATTCATATCAATGATGCTGAAAGCTACATGATCAAACCTCTATTGCTTCCTATATTTTCATGGTGAAATGTTCCTCAAGATTATAACAGCCTTAATGTCTCCAAACAAAGTTTAGGAAGTTCATAGAATCAGTGACAATGAAGTGTTTATGAAACTCCAATCTGCATCGTCTCTAACTCATCATTAGTAGGCCTCATCTAACAAATTGACAAAATGCCTATTTTCTTGTCACTCCAATCCTCATCAGGGCAATGCAAGCCACAAGCCTGTAGCCTAAGAGCATTATCCCCAATGCCACCACTACCGATATGGCTGCGGCCCCGAGCCCCACCATCTTTATGGAAAGAAAATCCCCGACCAGACAAGTAGCAATATTGGCGGCGCCAGCGCATGGGTAGGTGTCGTGGGGCTTGTATTGTGCTCCCAACAAGAGCTTGCATGTGTGCTGGCTTATCGAAATGTACTTGATCCATGCTATGAAGTCCGGGACACGTTGAACGTAGGTAGCCTCCGGCTACAAGGAACGACAGCACGATGACTGAGCGGAGAATGGCGGCTGATTTTTGATCCATCAGCGCGGCACCAAGAGCAAGTCCAAGGCCCTGCAGAGAAGTGAGAAACCAGAAGACTGTTGATAAAATTGTAAATCCTCTCTCCATTCTTGtaatatctttaaaatttattcaaaattggGACATTGAGAGATATTTTGTTCTCTGCCAATTGAGTTAATAACTTAATTTCCCATTTGAATTGAGGACTTGCGTAACATTTGTGTACAACTCCTCCGAACCaatatactttaaaaaaaaaaaatcatttacccTGGAAATATAGACAATTTAACTAAGACCCATAAATGGCAATAGCTTATACTAAATGACagattaactatttttattatcttcttCAAGACCATTAATTACCCTGAATTTGAGTTTGCTCTGTTtcatttttacttataaatttaGAATTCAGTAATAGACTCTGGTTTTATTTGATCCGGCAAAGGGCTTTTCTGCACTTTTACGCCGGAGTCGGAGTGACGGAAgtgaagaataaaattaattaattttattgaaatacTTAAAAAGGAAAACTAATAATTCAGTATTTTGAAGTTAAATAAGCGAAAATTCTATATTATCCCCGCATTCATACTCATCCCATCTACTAACTCGTTCCAATCATTACtattaatattaaaacaaaagtaatttGACAACAGTACcaactaggggtgtgcaaaaaaatcGTCAAATCGCGGAAACCGCCGCACCGAACCGCACCGCACCAAACCGTGCGATTTTTTGGGGGTGCGGTTTGGCACGGtttgagaaattctcaaaccgtgcggtttgcggtttgtgatttttttggtttggttaaaaCCAAACCGGCCAAGtagtatattaataaaaaaattaaaaatatctaataatttaaaaattaaaaaaataaattaaaaatatatactttcttgaccatgaattatattgtggatttttgtgttatttttatattatgagcATGTTGTTATGTTGTagatttaaaacttttaaatttgtattttttattagatagtaacttatttttgttttaaactCCAagatactataaaaatttaaaaattatgattttatgcattgatttttatgttttaattaaaaatttataagttagTGAAGGAAACACCAAATGAAACAATAAAGAAGCATCAAACCGCGGAAATCGTACTGTAAATGCGGTGCGGTCTAGTGCGGTTTGTgcacaccaaaccagaccgcgtgGTCTGGTTTAATGCCAAACCGCACATGCGGTTTGGCTTATTAaatctgtaacatcccgctcgagcgataagaagaaccaaaacaacttaccctgatgggcctacgcgaacttcccaggggggtcacccatccctggattaccccaggtcaagcacacttaacttgggagttctttgccaacattcagcccaaaaggtatccagctggtgttgtttcctttcttacactatcctcgatatattctaacttctctaggctctcggggtattacattctcccccccttgagcacatgacgtcctcgtcatgcgaccttacaactggtctcagaccttctccccttgggggctgccatcctagaagcctgccagaagccgctccttgtacaggccctcaagccccggcgccactccccgccctcatcggaccgctttcgccaagggtcagctctgataccacctgtaacatcccgctcgagcgataggaagaaccggaacaacttaccctgatgggcctacgcgaacttcccaggggggtcacccatccctggattaccctaggtcaagcacgcttaacttgggagttctttgccaacattcagcccaaaaggtatcaagctggtgttgtttcctttcttacactatcctcgatatattctaacttctctgggctctcggggtattacaaaatcCTTCCCAAACCGCACCGTGCACACCCCTAGTACCAACTACCAGTACTCGATCCACAAAAATTAAGTTACCAAAGTAGCGATAACGACATATCTTCCCAAAAAAACCAAGCTCTAATAATTAAATCATGTGTTACTATAACTTATGAAGAAATTAAGACCGTGCCACAACTCTATCTTGatctaagagtgtgtttgattgcatacatttatcataaaaaatatataattattatatattttttataaaaaataatcaaacactgttaatttttttatgaaaaaatatatatggtacaagcatttaaagtttctttctataaaattcattttctaaggaagtgaggtggtttttgttttctatgcaatattacttagaattaaattctaagtaatgcaatcaaacacaccttaagtatctataaaaaaaaaacgaacTAGACAGAGTTGATTCCCTCGATATAACATTCGAGACTCACTTTaatgactttttattttattttatgtgaattttttttatttttctagtacCATCATCCAGactaacaaaatatatatgaattagaTCATGGAGTCCGAGTGAGAGGTCTTCTTTAACAtgaaccaaaaaagaaaaataaacccCACCATAGTTATGACATGGTCTAACAGAACATCAAATTGATGTTTAGTACTAATTTGGTGTCAAAATATACTCTAATAAATACACTAATTTAGTGTTGGACACAAAGTTCAATCACCAAATTTGATATTAGTGAATAGTATAAGACCAAATTATAACACCAAATTTAGTGTTATACTATTCACCaacactaaatttattttttgatttaattttcaattgttccCTTCTTACTATAACTTCAAAACAAATTATTCcctttatatcatttattatttttattatatttgtatattttgattaataattaaaaatataaattaaatttttataaaaaaaatatatactgatgaaaatattttattaagatctataaaatgagtataatattgaatatattttaaaatatttaatatatattataaataccatgttaataaaaaatgaactaactttgtttatgtatatgaaaaattattatttcaataattacttgatagaaagataatattcttaatgcaaaaactcaataatataataaaaagcaataacattttcattaacttaaattaaaaatatatgatgaaaataaaaaaaattaaaataaaagataacatggcttaaaaataaaatactttctaTACTTAATTATAAACTaccatttaaaaattctaaaaatcatCTCCATTTCCTCCATAACCATCAAAATATTGGCCAAATGAATTTGATGATGCGTTTTCTGTTGAATTTAATtacttataaaatattctttaaatatattttttgcaccAATTTGGTATTGAGCACAttagagtaaaaaaaaattgatgttgtAAAATTTGGTGTAAACTCCTCTTTGATACCAAAATGGTGTCAAATTTAGTGTTACACATTGGAGATGCTCTAAAAATCGGTCGCCCAAATCACTTGTTCAAATTACATTAAATtgttgataaaatatatatgtatatatatatatatattgaactCACCCCAAATCTATCCTcaaaaaatgtaataaaaattaaataatatttaaaattaggaGGC is a window of Diospyros lotus cultivar Yz01 chromosome 10, ASM1463336v1, whole genome shotgun sequence DNA encoding:
- the LOC127811980 gene encoding ABC transporter G family member 9, yielding MEEEMVDMEAQAQAVKEKETSSSIFKKANRPVTLKFDNVVYKIKPKKPGLIKNSKSEEKTILKGISGIVHPGEMLAMLGPSGSGKTTLLTALGGRLGGHLGGKITYNGETFSSIMKRNTGFVTQDDVLYPHLTVTETLVFTALLRLPNSLSKEEKTTHAEAIITQLGLTKCKNSVIGGPFLRGVSGGERKRVSIGQEMLINPSLLFLDEPTSGLDSTTAQRIVSTLVELANGGRTVVMTIHQPSSRLFYMFHKVLLLSEGNPLYFGKAAEAMDYFSSVGYAPLVAMNPSDFMLDLANGIPSSDSREEPKAVKQMLVSAFKNKLAENLKAEAEETGPCRCEELEVKQSARWTTTWWQQFSVLLRRGMKERKHESFSVLKIGQVLVVALLSGLLWWQSDVSHLQDQIGLLFFYSGFWGFFPLFQAIFTFPQERMMLEKERSSGMYRLSSYFMARTIGDLPMELVLPTVFVTITYWMAGLKPTAANFFETLFSLLYSVLVSQGLGLALGAAVMDQKSATILGSVIMLSFLLAGGYYVQHVPDFIEWIKYISISQHTYKLLLGAQYKPHDTYPCAGAANSATCLVGDFPSIKMVGLGGAAISVVALGIMLLGYRLVAYIALMRIGVTRK